The uncultured Pseudodesulfovibrio sp. genome includes a region encoding these proteins:
- a CDS encoding citrate synthase, with protein sequence MISRGNEMLKDDKCACGKTAKLIIDDKTFELPVIVGTENEHAIDITRLRNETGYITYDPGYANTGSCKSDVTFVDGENGILRYRGYPIEDLAEHGTFIETAYLLIFGDLPTRGQRQKFRDLLSEQELLHEGLRHHFDGFPSTGHPMAILSAVINSLGCYHPDLLEIDSKADFLRAAAKLISKVRTIAAWSYRKAQGLPFMYPDPKLSYCRNFLHMMHSIPHRQFEPTDAQVRALTLFFLLHADHEQNCSCSTVRMVQSTEANLFASVSAGICALWGRLHGGANAGVIEMLEHIHEGGTSIPDYLEKVKNKECKLMGFGHRIYKSFDPRARILRKAAHDMLESTGNDDPLLDIALEMADAAMSDEYFIERRLYPNVDFYSGIILRALNIPVNMFTVMFAIGRMPGWIAHWYEAYADGSTKIHRPRQIYTGREPRVYVPLDSRI encoded by the coding sequence ATGATTTCCAGAGGTAACGAGATGCTAAAAGACGACAAATGCGCCTGCGGCAAGACCGCCAAACTCATCATCGACGATAAGACCTTCGAACTCCCCGTGATCGTAGGCACCGAAAACGAACACGCCATCGACATCACCCGGTTGCGAAACGAGACCGGCTACATCACCTATGACCCGGGCTACGCCAACACCGGCTCCTGCAAGAGCGACGTGACCTTTGTCGACGGCGAAAACGGCATCCTGCGCTATCGCGGCTATCCCATCGAAGATCTGGCCGAACACGGCACCTTCATAGAGACCGCCTATCTGCTCATCTTCGGCGACCTGCCCACACGCGGACAGCGCCAGAAATTCCGCGACCTGCTCAGCGAGCAGGAACTGCTGCACGAGGGCCTTCGGCACCATTTCGACGGGTTCCCGTCCACCGGGCATCCCATGGCCATCCTGTCCGCAGTGATCAACTCCCTGGGTTGCTATCACCCGGACCTCCTGGAAATCGATTCCAAGGCGGACTTCCTGCGGGCTGCGGCCAAGCTCATTTCCAAGGTACGCACCATCGCGGCCTGGTCCTACCGCAAGGCCCAGGGGCTGCCGTTCATGTACCCGGACCCGAAGCTCTCCTACTGCCGGAACTTCCTGCACATGATGCACTCCATTCCGCACCGCCAGTTCGAGCCCACCGACGCCCAGGTACGCGCCCTGACCCTGTTCTTCCTGCTCCACGCCGACCACGAGCAGAACTGCTCCTGCTCTACCGTGCGCATGGTCCAGTCCACGGAAGCCAACCTGTTCGCCTCGGTTTCGGCCGGTATCTGCGCCCTGTGGGGCCGGCTGCACGGCGGAGCCAATGCGGGCGTCATCGAGATGCTCGAGCACATCCACGAGGGCGGCACGTCGATTCCGGACTACCTTGAAAAGGTCAAGAACAAGGAATGCAAGCTCATGGGCTTCGGCCACCGCATCTACAAATCCTTCGACCCCCGGGCCAGGATTCTGCGCAAGGCCGCCCACGACATGCTCGAATCCACGGGCAACGACGATCCGCTGCTGGACATCGCCCTGGAGATGGCCGACGCGGCCATGAGCGACGAGTACTTCATCGAGCGCAGGCTCTACCCCAACGTGGACTTCTACTCGGGCATCATCCTGCGCGCCCTGAACATCCCGGTGAACATGTTCACGGTGATGTTCGCCATCGGCCGCATGCCCGGCTGGATCGCCCACTGGTACGAGGCCTACGCTGACGGCTCCACCAAGATCCACCGCCCGAGGCAGATCTACACGGGCCGCGAGCCCAGGGTCTACGTCCCTCTGGATTCCCGAATCTAA